The nucleotide window GGCCGAAAATCAGCCACGGGGTTTGATGAATGACATACggatgaagaaaaagaggagggaacAACGGAAGCGAGGTGGGGTGGGGATGATGGCTGAGAAGCGAGAGGAGCCAAAAAGTGAGCGGAGTTCGAGATGGCGGAGGTTTGTTGATGCGTTGAGGCGAGTTTTGACTTTGGCTCGGTAAAGTCCAGGTTGTCTGGTTTCTTGTGATGATAAACTGGCAGTGACTGAGCACAAGTTCTGAATGAAGAGACCAGTCATAACATTGGTGGACATGCTCTGGAACTTTGTCCACTGCGTCTTCAGGGTAACAATTCCAGGCACTACTCATTTTCTTTCGAGAATGACACTTCCATCGAATAATTTGAAATACGCGCGCAAACTCCACCCGCTCTTTGATTCTTTGTTCCTCGAACATCACAATCTTTCGCGCTGAAGAAGCCGAACTGTCAAGAGGTCGAAAGAGCTATCTTAGGTGACGAGGTTAATAATGTTCACGGCCGCGGAAAACACTGCTGTCCTGTGAATTGTTTGACATGCTTGTGATTATCGTTGAGTATGGCAGGTGCTAGGCCGTTGATAGACTGGAAAGAATTTGTTCAAAGTAACACTCATGTCTAAATGATATAGGTCGGTTCGAGGTCATGGAATAGATAACGGGATAAAGGCTCCGGCAGCTGAGCGCGTACGAATACCCCCTTGAGACAAAAATCGCTCGCTGTAAGGCTGAATCAACCCGCCACGGGTCAGCTAAAGTACTCACCCATTGATTCCCAACATGCCTTCTGCAGATATCAAGCCACCGACCACAAACAACCAAAGTAGTGCCTCCACTGCCTCATCCCCCCTTCGCTCAGTTCAGCTTCTTCTGCGCCTCCTCCTGCGCCAACACCCGCTCCAACACATTCATCTTGAACATGCGATACATGACCAAATCCAACAACCAGTCCCCAAAGAAGGTACCAGCCCAAACGAGTCTCGCCCATCCACCCGCCCAGAAGTAATCCGCCCTGCCAAACCAGCTCCTCAAAATTAGCGGGGCTTCACCCTTCAGCGCATTCCTCACCAGCTTTCTCGCATACTCCTCCGTGCCCACCGTCGCGTTATTCTGCGAAAACGTCAAGCGGCGCTCAAAGAACTCCTTGACGCGCATGTAGAGGCTGTTCTCGGGCAGGGTGCGGTGCGTCTTGGAGGCAATTTGGGACCGGACGGTGCCCGTCATGGTGGTCATGACGCGCACGCCAAAGGGCTTGAGTTCCAAGCGCAAGGTGCGCGAGTACGAGACCACGGCGCCCTTGGTGGCGCAGTAGACGCTCCCAAAGACATAAGGGGTGATGGCGGCGAGAGAGGcaatgttgatgatgagcccGCGGGCGGCGATGAGTTGGTCGGCGAAGGCTTTGCACATGGCCATTACGCCAAAGACGTTGGTCTCGAAGGTCTCGCGGACGTCGTCGAGGTCGATGTCGGTGGCggggtgggtgtgggtgCGGCCGCTGGttgaaggggggggggtgagGGTTAGTAGGGATAGATGGTGGATGGATAAACAtcaaagggaaaagggggaaagtAAACAATGGGGGACCGTGTGGCAGCATGAGGAACAGAACGTACGCGTTGTTGATGAGAATGTCAAGCTTGCCGCCGGTGATTTGGGCAACCTCCTCGTGGCAGGTCTTGATGCTCTCGGCGTTGGTGACGTCGAGGGCGAGGGTACTCATGCCCATGTCGGCCATCTCGGCCAAGACGGCTGGGTTGCGGGCCGTTGCGATGACATGGACGCCTTCATGGTGAAATTGTTAGTATTTTGTTTGATGGAATTCGATCTGAAAGCAACAGGCGGGATGCTTTGTAACTCCGGCTACGGGTAACTGTCGGTACACACCTTGCTTGTGAAACTCGAGGCAGAGGGCATGACCGATGCCGCCTGGCGTGCAGCTGTTATAAGATAATGTCAGCGATTTGCTATCAGGAATCCATTGATGTGTTGGACAATTGGAGGGCCTAGAATAGAGGGCATGTCACAGACAACTCTTGTAAGGCAAATTGACAGCGCAATAAACTTACCCAGTGATCAAGACGGTCTTTTGTCCAGGAAGAGGGCCAGTCATTTCTGTTTTTGACTGAtaggatgttgatgttgtatGGTGGTGAGATCTGAATTTGAGGACTGGGCTTTCGCTTTGTTTGGGTGAATTGCCCCGCTAACAAAGTCGGAGGAGACATGCCGAGGCTTGTGAAACCATGCAATTCAAGGGTTAGGGTCGTATTGGCTCAGTCCCTTCTTTCATTTCACCTACCTTATCCAATATCGGGCTATCTTTGAAAATGTTGCGTTAAAAGCATGTTGGGATgatggtaggtaggctagAGCAGGATACAAAGCCTAAAGCCAGCCAATATCAGGAGATTGTAAGAGGGGGAACGGCAAGTAATATCTCTGTGGTAAAGTGCCCCTCGCAGAATTAATCAGTGCCCTCCATTTATCCACAGCAGGCCTACTCATGAAACGGggtcgaggatgaagacTCGGCAGAAGCTATCGGCTCCTGGAAGTGAGTACTTAAGCACTCAGCCGAGCATCGTGAACCAAAGTTGTCCATGGCCGAAACAGCTACTCTAATCACAGCCAAGCACCTACCTTCACATCACGATGCTGTCCAGATCTGCCAAAGACACGGTCTGGTTCACCGTTGTCTGCTTCCTTGCACTCATTACTTCTGTTTTCGCGAAATGTACCCGGGAGGGACTGCTAGCAGCAGCCAACAGTTATGTAGACGCCTTCTCCGCCGGCAGACTTGACGGCCTCCAACTCACCTTGAGCAACTTTGCCTACCAGGAAAACAACAAGGCAGCCGACATCAAGCGCGGCATCCTCAGCCAGTCGCACAACATCAGCCTCAACCGATCAACGGCCGACACCATTGCCTGCGCCAGCTACACCATGATCATCTCATTGGCGAGCGGTTCCAACTCCAAGCCCTATGTCACGGCAACCCAGATCCGTCATCCAGCCGATGGAGACACATCAACCATCTCATCTATCGACACCATCGCTGCCACGACGGGGTCCTTGTTCTTCAACGCCCAAAAGACGTTCGGGTACATCCAGAAGGAGAACTGGGGCGTCATTGAGACGGCGGCGAATCGGCCAAGTCGAGAACTGTTGAGAAAGGTCGGGGATGCTTATCTCGACATGTGGACGGATGCAAAGGCGGCTGATAGTATTCCATGGGGGGCCGACTGTGAACGCGTTGAAGGATCGCAGTATACCAGACCGTGTGGTGTTCAGTTACCGAGAGGAGGCAGTTCAAAGCGCAACGGAAATCGGCGATATGTCATCGATGAGGTGATGGGTTCGGTTGACGTGCTGTGCTCGTTTGATGCGCTGGGGAATATGCCGGATAGCCATGAGATCCGGGTCGAGGGCGGTGAGGTCAAGTATGTCCATACGATTACGGTAATTTCAGAGCGTCGTGTAGTGTGATGAGGCGAACAGCTGCTGTACTTGAAGCTGCAAAATGCATCGATGAAGTCGGAAAGTGTTCCCGTCAAACTGTTACAGGGCTGCACAAAGTGATGTCGAAATCCCCACATTCGCGTTTCTTAGGGCCCCGGGCACGGACCCACAGCCCACAGCAGCCACTAACCCTGGTCCATCCACAATTCGCATTGAGCCAATGCGCCGCCAGGAACCGTTTGAAAATGGGACTGGCTTAGGTGGGGTGGTGGACATCTGCAGACGATTGCCGGCCGGGAAAAATTGCTACTCTTTCAGTCTTCCAGGAACACGGAAAAATTTCAATTGTCTGCGCCGGCGAAACGATCATTGTCAACATCTCACTCCGAACCCGACGGTCCTCCAATTCACTGACGCGCGAGGAGACGCAAGACGCACCCTTGCCGTATTCCCATTTCAACAAACAACCCAATCCAACCAACAAATCATGTCTTTCAGAGgtcgtggaggaggtggtgaccGCGGTGGCCGTGGCGGCTTCAGAGGTACGCCGCattattcttctattatCAACCGTTATCGCACACCTTGATGTCGTCGCCTTGGTCGCACTTTGCCGTCAACCATTGGCGCCACTCAGGGCGATTTACCTTTTCACCCATACTTCTTCCCCAATGTTCAATGACAACTAACATAGATATCCTACAACAGGCGGCCGTGGTGGCTTCGGTCAGCGCGACGATGGTCCCCCCGCCCAGGTTCTCGAGCTCGGCACCTTCGAGCACGCCGTCGAGGGCGAGATGTTCTACAAGTCCACCAACCCCAAGATCCCCCATTTCAACGCTCAGGTCTTCCTTGAGAACAAGACCCCCATCGGCAAGATCGATGAGGTTCTCGGTCCTCTCAACCAGGTGCGCACTTCCCTCCGAAACATGAACCATAGCACATCAAATTAAcactcctctccttctttcaGGTTTACTTCACCGTCAAGCCCCAAACCGGCATCGTCGCTACTTCCTTCAAGCCCGGCGACAAGGTCTTCGTCGGCTCCGAGAAGCTCCTCCCTCTCGAGCGTTTCctccccaagcccaaggtTCTCGGCGCCCccaaggtgaagaaggctggccgtggtggtgctggtggtcgTGGCGGTCCCAGAGGCGGTGCCCGCGGTGGCGGCCGTGGCGGCTTCTCCTctcgcggcggcggcggtggcttctctcgcggtggtggtggtggcttctcccgcggcggcggtggtggtttcAGCAGGGGCGGCGGTCGcggtggcagcggcggcttctcgaggggtggtggtggccgtggtggcggcggtttCTCCCGCGGTGGCGGCCgcggtggtcgtggtggctACTAAGCGGTTGCGAAGgagtgacgacgacgacgacgacgaagacacCAACcagtggtgctgctgctggcgctgcttggaaaggaaagggagcgGAAGAAAGACTTGTTGCTTTACCAGGTTCTTGGGTTTTGTTAAACATGGTCCTCAAAATGGCTATGGCTTGTGGCGTTATGGAAGGGACAAATTCTTTCTGCCGCATCAGGAGGGTTCGGCAAGTTGTGTTTTTATCTCTGTAGGCATCTCTCGGTTTTCTCTGTCTGCTAATTTCGGTTTCTTTGGACTACAACACATCAAACTGAGCGCATCTGGATCTGGCTTCACAAGCCTTCACGTTGACGGTGGATGAAATTGGGGCATTAAAATGTCCTTGGCACAGGCACCAGGTCATGTTCGGACAGACAGCTATGTGTCCGGTCACTTGCGTACAATCAAGGGCAGTACCCAGTTGTATACgtcaccgccgccgtcgaATGGGATCCTCAAAGATGCACGACATCCTCCTGAACCTCGGGTTGGACTGGATTTCGGTAGCCTAGCTGGGTAAGCAGAGGCCCCAGTCCAATATGATCGACCATGCAGCAACCACACATCGACCGCATATCGAGCGCCAACCCGTCAGATATAGCACCGACTGAACCCCAAGCATCAACGGCCCGCAACTGACCCCTTCGAACGACGAACCTCTCGCAACCCGaaacctcttcttcgtcttcaccCACTCCGTCCGAGGTGTTCCTACCCATCATTCTTCCAACGCCGCAACTTCCACAACACCCCTCGCGAAAAAGAATCAAGAATTGTCGAGCCTCTTCGTGCCTATTTCCGCCGACTATGCGCACAACAGGTCACGAGCCGTTACCAATGTACCCAGACAGCAGCGCATGGTTGTCCGCCTCCCCGTCTTTCCGGCATTTTGCCATTGGCTTGAGTGGCTGCTTGGGTCATTATGGCTTGTGACTCTAAAGGGCCCGTGCAGGCTGCGGTCCGTGTGGACTGAGGTTGacccgtggtggtggactgTTAGTTCCGGCGCATGTCCTTGTAACCTTGTTCAGCGATAGCCGTATATAGATCAAAACGCAACTCGACCTTCCCCTAACGATGTCAATTGTTGAGGCCCCTTCACTAACTCGTTCCTCCATATCATTACATCATTTGCATGCATAGGTATCATCTCTCCAGGATTGCAATATGGCTGACGACTCTGAGCCTCAGGACAGCAAACTCTCCACAGCCGCAAACATTGTCGGCCTCCTCACTTTCACACTTGCGGCGCTCAATCTGGTGATTGTCCGAGTTCTACAAAACGAAAGAAGCATAGTCAACCAACTCCGGAAAAGGGGGTGGAGGAATTCTCTCAATGCCTTGGAACAAAAGATACGTTACATTCGGCTCTTTAATCCATCTTTCGTGGGCTTTGGAAGAGACCAAATCCATGCCGGCCATGCATCCGGAGAAAGGTCCGACCTGGAAGACAAGCAGCCAGAAGAACGGTTAAGCGAGATTTACAAAGATGTTCAGACTTGTTACGACCAGGGAAAGGTCAACGTCAACGAAACAGAAGCTATTGAGAACCATCTCGCCGAACAG belongs to Neurospora crassa OR74A linkage group IV, whole genome shotgun sequence and includes:
- a CDS encoding short chain dehydrogenase/reductase: MTGPLPGQKTVLITGCTPGGIGHALCLEFHKQGVHVIATARNPAVLAEMADMGMSTLALDVTNAESIKTCHEEVAQITGGKLDILINNAGRTHTHPATDIDLDDVRETFETNVFGVMAMCKAFADQLIAARGLIINIASLAAITPYVFGSVYCATKGAVVSYSRTLRLELKPFGVRVMTTMTGTVRSQIASKTHRTLPENSLYMRVKEFFERRLTFSQNNATVGTEEYARKLVRNALKGEAPLILRSWFGRADYFWAGGWARLVWAGTFFGDWLLDLVMYRMFKMNVLERVLAQEEAQKKLN
- a CDS encoding H/ACA ribonucleoprotein complex subunit 1, whose translation is MSFRGRGGGGDRGGRGGFRGGRGGFGQRDDGPPAQVLELGTFEHAVEGEMFYKSTNPKIPHFNAQVFLENKTPIGKIDEVLGPLNQVYFTVKPQTGIVATSFKPGDKVFVGSEKLLPLERFLPKPKVLGAPKVKKAGRGGAGGRGGPRGGARGGGRGGFSSRGGGGGFSRGGGGGFSRGGGGGFSRGGGRGGSGGFSRGGGGRGGGGFSRGGGRGGRGGY